The Silurus meridionalis isolate SWU-2019-XX chromosome 18, ASM1480568v1, whole genome shotgun sequence genome includes the window GGTCCTTGGTGGTGGAAGAGAGCTGGGTTTGGCAGGTGGAGTTTCTTTGGCTTGAGCTTTTTGGTGGCGGTGAAACTCTTAGCCTTGGAGGTGACCACAAACCAGTCCTGGCCACAAGACAAGCTTTTCAGGTAAGACTCATGTTCTGGTGGCTACTTAGCAAACAGGTAAAATAATGATTGTTTTTGGAAAATACATAgatatgagcaaaagtattgggacacctgacttttcccgcttatgtacatgggttggagatggtggaagatcatgagtggaataaattggaacacaCCCTAGGCCTGACTTGGAACACACCCCAAGCatcctcactttctcacctacatcagtagctccTAACGCCCTTTTCAGCTGTATGTCCATGAATCTCCAccaaatctggtggaacatcttcttagaagactggagctcaTTACAGGAGCAAACAgagtctaaatgtggaatgggattctCAAgtgatcaggtgtccaaaaacctttgtccatacggtgtatttttatttatttatttttttacataatactCATTACGTTCCTTTTACCTGCGAATGAACAGAGTTGATGTGGTATTTCACTCCACTCTCAGAGTTGAACTCCTTCTTACAGATCAGGCATGTAAATTTCCCAGCATGAAAGTTGCcctacaaagaaagaaagaaaaaaatagatatttatttatattattatattataataaatacatattgatAAATACTAATGAACCTTAACGTGCTAACAGCGCTTAGGAAATGagctcacaaatctccacaaaacctagtgaaacatcttaccggaagactggagctcattataaagtgatgggacaaaaaaaaaaaaaaaaaaacaccaccaccacagcatctgatggtcaggtgtccaaatacttttgaccaaaaaacgtttgttttttccccccaaattcGATTAAAAATTACACCAAATAGGATGGTTTACAATGTAAATATGAATTCAGTGCATTATTTTGAAGACATTTCCCATTAAATGGCCAGTTAGGAATTAAATTGAGCTTGAGGACTCCACtgtatggagaaaaaaaaaagaaaaataaagagaattcTCACCAAGGTGCAGAGTCCCAAATGAGCCTTCAGACCTGAAACACTGGTGTAGTAACAACCGCAACCCTACAGAGGAACCGAAAGAAAACTTCAATATCAACTCTGGACACAGGaggaaataagaaaagaaaaaacccacaatgtCTTGTTCAGACCTTGTTGGGACACTGCATTTTCCTGTTCAGTTTCACTTCGTTCTTCCACTTTCGCAAGACCTCCTGGCTGAAGGCCGGTAATCCGGGACGGGAATAACGTAGCTGAGATCAGAGCAGTGAACAAATCAAAACTATGGTATAGTCAGTCAAATATGAATGGCTTCATCAGGATCCATAAAACTTGTTACAGCATgactggaagatcttccactatagAGTTTGAACTCTAtagaacaactttgggatgaattggaacaacACTCCCGGCCTCCTCACTTCCATCAGTACCATACTTCTGGCTGAATCTTCACAAGGCACAAAagaatctagaggaacatctcaTTATAACAATAGAAAGGGACTTAATGTAGAATGGGATTCTCGAAAAGAatcacatagcaatcttatggtcaacttttcctttcttttcctgatTTATTTGCAACAATGACTCTGATCTCATGGATATTAGAGGTCAACCAACTCGTGGTGTCAGCGATTAGCCtatagaggccgctctcgtactgtataacgcaacccagAAAAACATCATCTAATATcattccagcaatcaactatccgTGCTGATTAATCGGCAAAAACAATAAATCGATCGACCTCTTACGAATGCAAAATGGATAAACTACCTTCCGGTCATCAGGTACCAGGTCTCGCTGCACCTTTCTCTTAGGCCACTCCTTGAACAGCTCCTGATTGGCGATTTCACGCAGATGGAAAATGGCCACCTGGGCAGAGGTGCGTTTGGCCCTGCCGCTGGATTCACATTCCATGGGTTCTGTTTGGCCATTTGTTTCAGTTGGTTGAGGTGCCTAAAAAATccaaagaaaaaagcatttcaatCACATTTTgacatattttctttatattttcttttacctgCAGCATTTCGAAGACCTAAAATGACTCACTGTGATTAATcttatttattctgtaaaatCAGCCCAACACCTTGCGACCAATTGCCTCTATATTTTTACGCCAATCGATTTTTGACATGAACGCTGGCTAtgacttgaacttggagacataagcctgttccagcttgacaatacccttgtgcacaaagccacctcaatgaagatctgctttacattggttgggtgtgtgtttaagatcttgagtggcctgctacagagctaaAAGCCTTAAtgaacaccccaggcctccgcAGTTCCTCActtacaccagtacctgactttcctaacGCCCTTGTGGCGAAATGAAATCGCAGAAATCTcctaaaaatctagtggaagcaTGGAGAAGCATGGAGAATggagactacatgtggaatgctTTGCCTGCatatgtatatactatatattatattcagtGCTCACCGGCCCATGCTCAGATTTGAGATGGTACTCCAGGCCTGCTCTGGAGCGATACGGCTTTCCACAGTGCTTACAGTTCATTAGTAGTTTCTCCAGCTCGGATTCGGCCTTGCCGCATTTTTTCATGTGATAAACGTAGCCCATTATACTGGTGAAGCTGCCAGTACAGCcctaaaaagaaacaagaaacaggTATAAGATATTCACGCATGGGAAATAACGAAGTGCCATTTTTCTATCAGCGCTATTCATCATACAGGTTCTTCACACCCTGCTGGTGTGTacgaggtggcatcaaaaagtttcgagactagctccGACTTTATTAGCCTACGTTTATACAACGGTGTCGAAACGGCAACCATTGCGGCGATCGCAGAAGATGCTCTACACGCTTTGAGAAGAAGACACGTTCCAGAAAAATGCCTGAAGacctgtattgctgtgcaaggggactattttaaaggtgaaactttttgataccacctcgtagcTGCCTTAAGATGTGTACACATACCTCTTTGGAACATTTTAATTTCCCCAACCTTTTCAGCACTTTTCTCAGTTTTTCTTTCACCGCGTGATCGTCCAGTCCATGTCCGTCGTCCGGGTTGGGCTAAAGCATGTACGACATCACGTTTAGACTGTAGATTTACTTGTAATTTAACCACATCATCGTGCTGATCATTAGAACTTATTACCATGAGCATGATCTGGAAGATGAAGGATTGAATTTAAGCTTGGAAAAAACgaccaaaagtatttggacgcctgacttttccgACCCATATTTGCTTCTTCAACaaacttttacctcagagtcATGCCAAaaaattgtacaggatgtcttggGATGGTGTAGAATGAAAGTTTCCATTCATTTGAATTAGGAAaccaaacccgttccagcacAAGACAATTTGAGCTCCGTGAACATCTGCCAGATCCTAAGTAGCCCCCCCTAGAGCCCATACCCTATTGAAGACTGTCGGGACGAATCGGAACGCCGCTCCAGAtctcctcacttacatcagtacctgattaaTTCTTGTCACAGTTTAAAGAAATGACATAACAAACGACATACCAGTTTATTGTGGTCCGCCATGAGGTGGTACTTCATCCCAGTTGACGTCTTCAGCTGTTTTCCGCaatgtgtacatttaaataCGGGCTAAAATAAAAGCACAGAGTCAGTGACGGGACAATTTCAGCTACGgctaaacatacactatatggccaaaagtttgtggacacccgaccattAGATTGCTATTGACTTCTCCACATTTACTCTCCAATCGtcccttctgggaagacgtttcactagattttgtggcgaTTAGTGAGATTTcgttcatccacaagggtgttagtaaagtcaggtactgatgaaggtgaggacgAATGGGGTGGCGATCCACCCCATGCATTTACCAGTTTGCAGGCCACCATGTGCTTTTTTAGACCCTCCACCGTTTTCCTTCCCACACGTTTACACTTGGGGCAAGTCACTCGGCCTTTTGCTAGGATCTGCAGCTGCCAAGTTTCCTCTTGACTTCCtgccaaaacacaaacattacgTCACCGCGGCGTAATTAAATGCACATGTGTAGGAATAATACAACGTGGAAATTTGTAAGGTATTGGGTATACGGCCATGCATCGATTGCATCAGATGAACTGGAAAGCGAAAAGGgtcataattattaattttagaGTACCTGGAGGATAACTGGGTGTCTCCTTTTTCACGCAGAAGTTTGCCTGAGGGCTCCGTGTCTGAGCGAACTGCGCCACAGGAACTATGACGGGAACTGTAAGGGAGACCAATCGTCAGATCAATGATCGGGTCTGAGTAAAATAAATGAGCTGTTTTTTACCAAAACTGTGCGTGAAAACCACtttttaaccaagtccacacgATATGTAGAGTCTAGACGACCAAAAGTATTTTCACACCTCACTTTTCCATCCCCAATAAGGGAAACCCACACCTGTAACTCCAGCATgtggaagtggaagatcttgagtggcctgctgtagagctttaaccctattgaacacttcaAGAATGGTTGGCGTTCCGAatccaggtctcctcacttcCTCTATGAACAACCTGGTGGCTGAATGAGAtcttacaaatctccacaaaatctagtggaacatcttcccagaagtgtgaagGTTCTTATAAAAGACACattgtggaatgagatgctcaaaGTAcgtagcaatcttatggtcaggtgtccgcaaGCTTTTGCGCATATGGCGTATGCTTAGACATGTGCGGATTAAGACTTTCAGAATGTGATTGCATGCAGGACATCGGATCATGCAGAGAAGATTGTGTTGAATGGATTGTTATTAGTAGATCCTCGTTTATGGAGCGTTTTTtctcacatagaatacagattaacctggcagaggtagagctgtaacttcctgcagacacattAGGAAAAGAATTGTCTGGtttgattgaattttttttcatgtttgtgaAAACTCCATGGGTTAGAAGTCAGGAGGAAATTGATGATGGTCCAAACCAAAGAAATGAACGATCCGGACCATATTGACTTGCACACCGTCGTACGTTTTTCCATCCATCTCCAGCTCACCTCTCTTTCTCATAATCTCCGAGGCAGGCCCGCCTATATCCTTCATCCTGCACGCGGGAGGATGGCATGCCACTTTCTGCACTTTCAAGCCATTCACCGCATTAGCACGGACCACCGAAGTGCACGAAGACCCGTCCACAGGAGGATCTTTGGAGACCGGGTGCAAATCTTGATACCTGGAACGACACATCGCAAGCGCGTTACGATCCTTCTTTCTCTTCAATGAGTTAGAATGAATAAAAACGTGATTTTACGCACTTTTTCCTGCCATACGTTCTCTTTATCGGACCCGCAGATTCGTTCTGAGATACAAGAAATGAGGATAATGTCAGACTGATATTTCAGAAATTCAAACTATTAATTGTTAAAGGATCACGATACAtgatacagacaaaagtatcgggacactcgacttttccagcaatatgttTCTTCTGTAAAATTTGACAATGAAAttgaagacacacaattgtacatgaCTTCTTTGGAAGCGCTAGAATGGAATGTTCCTTTCACTCGAACTAGGAGAACCCAAGCGTAAccatgctcctgtgcacaaatccagctctgtgaagatacactttacatgagttggagtaaaagatctagCTGCTATTaagctattgaacacctttgggatgaattaaaacaccaccccaggcctcctaactCCCtcagaacctgttccagcaaaagctgcatgaagatatggtttccatggggatgagtggaagatcttgagtggccggCTTTTAAGCTactaaacatctttgggatgaattgaaacaccgCCGCAGGTCTTCTCACtgcctcacctacatcagtacctgacttttcctaaCACCTTTGAGGCTGAATGAGatctcacacatctccacaatATCTAGTGAAGCATTttaaggactaaatgtgaaattggatgttcaaaaaaaactTACCGTGGAGGAAACCCCGCTACATACGGCAACCACTTTCTCCATTATGTTCGGGTCTCCTTaggaaacattaaaaaataaccaAGAACTTTTATATCCGGTTGTACCTTATTGCGTTTTaatcaaaagtatgtggacacccaagcCCATGATGTTCCTCTCCAAACACTTACTAAACATGAaagcacacattatatacaatgtTTGTTCGTGATGCtaaggtgtccacatacttttggccatagagTGTATGAGAAGGGTACCTGTTTGTGGCTTTTTTTCCGGCCTTGAGATCTTTCTCTTGTTGGACATGTATATGACAGACATGGTCCCCTGCGTGTGCTTGCTTCACGTTCAACACTGGGATAAACACAAACATTGAAACAACGATCAATTCTCAACACTCGCACAACcttctttttcattctgcagtttTATCCAGACtaaatatacaaaagtatttggacacctgccttttctaGGATACCCAAACCTCtaaaagccagcttcatgaagatctgctttgtaTGGGTTAGAGATCTTGCCCTACTATATTGAAACCTGTTGGGATCAATTGGAACACACCCCAGGCTTCTCACTtcttcacctacatcaataactgacttttctaacacttGTTTTggtgaatgaaatctcacaaattaaaaaaaaaagaatctccacaaaatccagtggaacatctgaaGGGTGGAGCTCATTATAGCAGATAAAGCAGAccaaatgtggaacaggat containing:
- the znf512 gene encoding zinc finger protein 512, which produces MSVIYMSNKRKISRPEKKPQTGDPNIMEKVVAVCSGVSSTNESAGPIKRTYGRKKYQDLHPVSKDPPVDGSSCTSVVRANAVNGLKVQKVACHPPACRMKDIGGPASEIMRKRVPVIVPVAQFAQTRSPQANFCVKKETPSYPPGSQEETWQLQILAKGRVTCPKCKRVGRKTVEGLKKHMVACKLPVFKCTHCGKQLKTSTGMKYHLMADHNKLPNPDDGHGLDDHAVKEKLRKVLKRLGKLKCSKEGCTGSFTSIMGYVYHMKKCGKAESELEKLLMNCKHCGKPYRSRAGLEYHLKSEHGPAPQPTETNGQTEPMECESSGRAKRTSAQVAIFHLREIANQELFKEWPKRKVQRDLVPDDRKLRYSRPGLPAFSQEVLRKWKNEVKLNRKMQCPNKGCGCYYTSVSGLKAHLGLCTLGNFHAGKFTCLICKKEFNSESGVKYHINSVHSQDWFVVTSKAKSFTATKKLKPKKLHLPNPALFHHQGPCTRQKTHQASSDATTSQSVFPGTSERKAKNERKSRRVQDKEGSESQSSSSESESSSSESDQEVPENETWKLNKPSKPQPAKTKNDH